In Thermoanaerobaculia bacterium, the genomic stretch GAAGGGCGTCCTCGTCGAGCATCGGTCGCTCGCCAACCTCGTGCGGTCGATGATCGTCCGGCCGGGGGTCGACGGATCGGACGTCTGGGCGGCGGTCACGCCGGTTTCCTTCGACATCGCGCTCGCGGAGATCTTCGTTCCGCTCGTGTCCGGCGCGAAGCTCGTCCTGATCGAGAGAGACGAAGCGATGGATCCCGGGCGTCTCGCCCGGCGGCTCGAGACCTCCGGCGCCACGATCCTCCAGGCCACCCCCGCGACCTGGCGGATGCTCGTCGCCGACGGCTGGAAAGGGAAACGCGATCTCCGGATCCTTTCGGGGGGCGAGGCGCTTTCCGCCGAGCTCGCCCGCGATCTCCGGGGGCGCGGATGCGAGGTCTGGAATCTGTACGGACCCACCGAGACGACGATCTGGTCCGCGATCGGCCGCGTCGTTTCGGACGCCTCGACCCCGCCTCCGCTCGGCGAGCCCGTCGCTCGGACGACGCTCCACGTTCTCGACTCGAGGCTTCGCCTCGCGCCGATCGGCGTTCCGGGCGAGCTCGCGATCGGAGGCGCCGGGGTCGCGCGCGGCTATCTCGGACGCCCCGCCGAAACCGACACCCGGTTCGTCCGGAACCCGTTCGGGGCGGGCCGCCTCTACCGGACGGGGGACCGCGTCCGGCGCCGGGTCGACGGCTCGATCGAGTTCCTCGGGCGCCTCGACGACCAGCTGAAGATTCGCGGCGTCCGGGTCGAGCCGGCGGAGGTCGAGAGCGATCTCGAGGCGGATCCCGACGTCCGGCGCGCCGTCGTCGTCGCCGCCGGAGAGCCGCCGGAGCGGCGGCTCTCCGCGTTCGTCCAGCCGCGGGCGACCTTCGATCCTTTCGTGATCCGCGAACGGCTGCGGCGCCGTCTTCCCGAGCCGATGATCCCGTCGGAGATCGAGCGCGTCGACGATTTTCCGCTCACGCCGTCCGGAAAGGTCGACCGCCGCGCGCTCGCCTCCCGGAGCCGCGCTCGGCGCGTTTCCGGCGGGTCCCCGCGGAATCCGACCGAGGAGCTCGTCGCGCGGACCTGGCGCGAGGTCCTGCGCCTGGAGACCGTCGGCGTGGACCAGAACTTCTTCGAGCTCGGAGGTCATTCCCTCCTGGCGACGAGGATTCTCGCCCGGCTCCGCTCGACGTTCGACGTCGAGCTTCCGCTTCGGCTCCTCTTCGAGCAGCCGACCGTTGCCGGCCTCGCCGGGGAGATCTCCCGCCGAATGGACGCGGAGCCGGCATGACGTCGATGGCGCTTCCTCCGGGCGAGATCCACGTCTGGTGGTACGACACGCGGGCCGGCGCGTCGGAGGAGACCGAGGCATGGACGGATTTCCTCGACTCCGCCGAACGCGACCGGGCCGAATCGTTCCGCTTTC encodes the following:
- a CDS encoding non-ribosomal peptide synthetase; this translates as KGVLVEHRSLANLVRSMIVRPGVDGSDVWAAVTPVSFDIALAEIFVPLVSGAKLVLIERDEAMDPGRLARRLETSGATILQATPATWRMLVADGWKGKRDLRILSGGEALSAELARDLRGRGCEVWNLYGPTETTIWSAIGRVVSDASTPPPLGEPVARTTLHVLDSRLRLAPIGVPGELAIGGAGVARGYLGRPAETDTRFVRNPFGAGRLYRTGDRVRRRVDGSIEFLGRLDDQLKIRGVRVEPAEVESDLEADPDVRRAVVVAAGEPPERRLSAFVQPRATFDPFVIRERLRRRLPEPMIPSEIERVDDFPLTPSGKVDRRALASRSRARRVSGGSPRNPTEELVARTWREVLRLETVGVDQNFFELGGHSLLATRILARLRSTFDVELPLRLLFEQPTVAGLAGEISRRMDAEPA